A region from the Anomaloglossus baeobatrachus isolate aAnoBae1 chromosome 11, aAnoBae1.hap1, whole genome shotgun sequence genome encodes:
- the LOC142256385 gene encoding natural cytotoxicity triggering receptor 3 ligand 1-like: protein MICKIVIIMDQMPITIRILILVHWLLAEPSDLTVRQSPPSLVVTHGQRARLGCFFSFESNSKGAVSWHKADLDGNTSSSRAVPLRHRFSLARPKTFLSDGDASLVIGNITGEDAGVYFCKVHLWDKAEEQGPGTSLMVHARPSHPEIYLKVATESQEDVMLTCHTAGYYPPGIAVSWHSNDGDCPDPGPLELWKSESGDYQATRHIVLPSSCRTNLLTVSCIVRHISLEAPLYANYSHKLSELVVTEYHLIEYLNILKMALILGLTISILLTVLKRCKIRREK from the exons AGCCGTCTGACCTGACAGTGCGCCAGTCTCCGCCATCCCTGGTGGTCACTCATGGGCAGCGCGCCAGGCTCGGGTGCTTTTTCTCTTTCGAGTCTAATAGTAAAGGCGCCGTGTCCTGGCACAAAGCGGACCTGGACGGGAACACGAGCAGCAGCCGCGCCGTCCCCCTGAGGCACCGCTTCTCTCTCGCCCGTCCCAAGACGTTCCTGAGCGATGGAGACGCCTCGCTGGTCATCGGGAACATCACCGGGGAAGATGCCGGCGTTTACTTCTGCAAGGTGCACCTGTGGGACAAGGCGGAGGAGCAGGGGCCTGGCACCAGCCTCATGGTGCACG CTCGTCCTTCGCACCCGGAAATTTACCTAAAAGTGGCCACCGAGTCCCAGGAAGACGTCATGCTGACGTGCCACACGGCCGGCTACTACCCTCCGGGCATCGCTGTCAGCTGGCACAGCAACGACGGCGACTGTCCTGATCCCGGACCCTTAGAACTATGGAAGTCAGAAAGTGGCGACTATCAGGCCACTCGTCACATTGTCTTACCCTCAAGCTGTAGAACCAACTTGCTGACGGTCTCCTGCATTGTCCGCCATATATCTCTGGAAGCTCCATTATATGCCAACTACTCGCACA AGCTTTCAGAATTGGTAGTAACTGAATATCACCTTATAGAATATCTGAATATTCTTAAGATGGCTCTGATCCTTGGTCTCACAATCAGTATTCTTCTCACAG tACTTAAAAGATGCAAAATCAGACGAGAAAAGTGA